The genomic DNA GGGGTACGGCGAGGTGCTGGTCGACTGCCGCGACGGCGCCGAGGGGCTCCCCGAGTACGCCCCCTACGACCGCGTGCTGGTTGAGGCGGCGGCCATCGAGCCCCCGCGGCGACTGCTGCGCCAGCTCGCGCCCGACGGCCGGCTGGTGCTCCCGGTCGGCGGCGGCGAGCAGACGCTCACGGTCGTCTCACCCGCCGACGCCCCGGGCGGCTACGAGACGCTCGACCGGCTGGGCACGACGGCGTTCGCGCCGATGCTGGTCGAGGGCGAGCAGGCCACGACCGTCGAGCGCAACCGGATGGTCCGCGAGGACCGCGAGCACGCCCAGCGCGCCGCCGAGCGGCGGAAGGGCTGGGAGCAGGAGTGGATCGACTGGGACCGCGAACTGTAGCCGAACGGGGAACCCGGGCCGAGAGGAACGTGATCGCGCCTCAGTCGTCGGCGGGCAGCGACTGACCCTTGCCGTCCGTCGGCGCCGGGCTGGACCCCATGTCGTCCTCCTCGGCGTAGGGGTACCAGGTCATCTTCGTGTTGTGCATGTAGGGGTCCTCGTAGGAGGTCTCCTCGGGCTCACCCATCTCCTGCAGCTCCTCCTCGGAGTGGGCCGCGATGAAGTCACGGAAGGACTGGCCCTCCTCACGGCGCTCCTCGTAGTCGGCGAGCAGGTTCCGGATGTAGCCCGGCACCTCGTCGGCGGCGACGCGCATCTCGACCCAGTCCGCGAAGTGCGGGTCCTCGCCGAGGCCGCCGCCGAGGCCGATGTCGAACGCCTCGACCGGCTCGCCGTCCTTGCGTGTCTTCATCCCACGCAGGGAGATATCCGCGATCTGGGGCTGGGCACAGGATGCGGTGCAGCCCGACAGGTGGACGTGGAAGTCCTCCACGCCCTCCGGAACGTCGACGTTGTCGCGCATCCAGCGCGCGTACCGGACCATGCGGTTCTTCGTCTCGGTGATGGAGAGCGAGCAGAACTCCGTGCCCGTGCAGGCGAGCGAGCCGCGCATGAACGGATGCGGGTCGGGCGAGTAGTCCTCCAGCAGCGGCTCGTCGAGGAACGCCTCCAGCTTCTCGTCGGGGACGTCCGTGACGATGACGTTCTGGCGCTGGGTCAGACGCACCTCGCCGCTCCCGTACTCGTCGGCCAGGTCGGCCAGTTCCAGCACGTCGTCGGCGCCCATCCGGCCGGTCAGGACCGAGAGGCCGACGTAGTTCCTCCCGTCGGGCTGGTCGAAGACGCCGACGTGGTCGCCATGCTCGCCGTCGCCGGCGTTGTAGGTGTACTGGTCGCGCAGGTCCTCGCCCGCCGTCGGGAGCTCGTAGTCCATGTACTCGTCCTGCAGGACCTGACGGAACTTCTCCGGCCCCCACTCGTCCATGAGGAACTTGATGCGGGCGTTGAAGCGGTCCTCGCGGTCGCCGTGGTCGCGGAACAGCGCGGAGATGCCGGCCGAGACCTTCGGGGCGTCCTCGGGCGTGCAGAACACGTCGATGTCGCGGGCGAAGCGGGGCTCCTTGCGCGAGAGGCCGCCGCCGACGCGGACGTTGAAGCCCGTGACCTCCTCGCCATCGAGTTCCTTCACCGCGGGCTCGAACGCGAGGTCGTTGATGTCGCCCTGGCCACAGCCCTCGTCACAGCCCGTGACGGAGACCTTCCACTTCCGGGGCATGTTCGAGTACGCCTCGTTGCCCTTGAACTCGTCGTGGAGCTGGCGCGCGACGGGCCAGGCGTCGACGTGCTCGTGCTCGTCCTTCCCGGCGACGGGGCAGCCGACGATGTTCCGCCAGGAGTCCCCACAGGCCTGGATGGTCGAGAGGCCGTTCGACTCGAGCTTCTCGAAGATGGCCGGGATGTCCTCCAGCTTGATCCAGTGGAGCTGGATGCTCTGGCGGGTGGTCCAGTCGGCGTACGCGCCGCCGAACTCCGGGTTGTCGACGGGGCCGCGGGCGTACTCGTCGGTGATCTCGCCGACCACACGGAGCTGCCCCGGCTCGAGCACCCCGTTCGGGGTGCCGATGCGCATCATGAAGTAGCTCTCCTGGCCCTTCCGCTGGTGGTACAGTCCCCACCATTTGAAGCGCTCGAACCACGCGTCCTGCTCCTCGTCGGGGATGGCGTCCCAGCCCTGTTCGGCGAACTCGAAGAGGTGGTCACGGATCTCGTTGCCGTAGATCTCGTCCTTCCACCCTTCGACCTTGCTCGGCATACCCACCACGAACAGGCCCCCACGTATAGGCACGCCTCTCTCGCCAAGCGTCCCCGGTGCTTCCCGATACCGGATCATGTTGCCGACACGTTGTAGCAGGTGGTTCCGGGGTCCAGCCGCCATCCGGGAGTGGCGGGTGCCCGGTTCGTCCGCCGGCCGAACCGGTCCGTGGCGGGGGGCGCCGGACCGGTTGCGGACCGCTCACTCGTCCGGCGGGTGGGCGAGGCGGGTCCGCCTGTCGGGGACGTGGACGCTCTCGGTGTCGACGCTCCGGAAGGTCCCGGTGTCCGGGTCGACCCGGCCGACGGCCAGCCAGTCGGTGACGCCGCTCTCCCCGCAGGCGATGCACTGGCCGGCGATACGGGCGGCGACGTCCGGCGGGTCGACCCCGACCTCGACGAACCCCTCGGCGAGGAAGTCGGCCATCTCGCAGGTACAGAAGTCGGCCCGCGCGAGCCACCAGAGGTCGCTCACGTTCACCTCGCGGGAGTCGTTGACGCTGATCCACGCCCCGTCGTCGAGCTGGTGGATGCTGGTGACCACACACCGAGAAAGACCCCGCCGCAGGTAACCGTGTCGTCCCCCGCGTGGCTCGCCCCGTGTCGTTCGATGCGGTGACGGACCGACGGCCGGAGAATCGCAAGACTGCGGCCGGGTTCGTCGGAACGGTGCCGTCGCCGGTACCGGTAACACCATCCGATAGTGGGGAGTGGGGGACAGGCTTGTCCGTGCGCACGCCCTTATACAGGGAGCCGCTGTACGGAGGAGTGATGACCGATCGCCAACCAAGCGATGTCGCGCCGGCCGCGGACGTGGCGCCGGAGCTGGTAGCGCCGGAGGGCAGTGATGAGTGAGGAGGCCGCTACCGTGGACGAGGAAGAGATCGACACGAGCCACCTGGACGACGTCGAGGACGGCTGCGGCTGCGCAGAGGTCTGGGAGCACCTCTCCGAGGGGCGGGAAGCTGCGGCCGAGGCCGACGACTGAGCCGCCGGTGTCGTCACGACGGGGCGGGTACCCGTTGTCACACCCGACGCACGCGGGCGGGAGGTTTTTGCATCGGTTCTTCCTACGGATTCACGATGACAGGACGGGGACACGACGGGCAGGGACCGCCGGCCGACCGCGAGTCGCCGGTCGGTCAGCCCGTCATCCGTGGCGAACCCGAGGTCGCCGGTGACGAGGCGGTCGGGTTCGACCCCTCCGACCCCGAGAGTCTCGAACTCGCGGCGGACGTCGTCCGGCGGTTCTCGCAGAACACCGCCGGTGCCGAGGACAACGTCTTCATGCTCCGGGGGGCGGCCGCCTGTGCGGCGCTCGTCCGCGGCGAGGGCTCGTACAAGGCCGCCGCCGAGCGCGCCGGCGGCGAGGCCACGGTCGCCTTCATCCGCAAGTGGGCCCGCGTCCACGACCTGCCGCGCTCCGTCCGCCGGTACGTCGCGCTCGGGCGCATCGCCCCCACGGCCGCCAAACATATCGCCCGGGTCTCCGGCGAGGCCCGCTTCCTGCTCGCCTGGGCCACGCTCGACCACGACCTCACCGTCCGCGAGGTCCGGGCGGCGGCCTCGCGCATCAACGAGGGGATGAGCGTCGAGGCAGCGCTCGCCGAGGTCGGTGTCGAACTCGGGCAACTCACCGTGTCGCTCGAGCCCGACATCTACCGCGAACTCCGCCGCCGTGCCGCGCTGGACGATGTCGAACCCTCGGAGGTCGTCGAGGCCGCGCTGGTGGAGTACTTCGAGCGGCTGTAGCCGCGTTGAACGACGTCGAGCGGCTGTAGCCGCGACGAGTGACACGGACCGCACCTGACCGAAACCGTTACACACGGCTCGACACAATCCCGGTTCGAGGGCCGATAGCTCAGTCCGGCAGAGCGTCTGGCTTTTAACGTGACGTGCCCGTTCGACCGGGGACTCGCGGAAGAGACCAGACGGTCGGGGGTTCAAATCCCTCTCGGCCCGTACAACGAATCGCCGAGCGACAGCGAGGCGGTGAGTGAACCGGCAGAGAAGGATTTGAACCAGGGAGGTCGCGCGCAGCGAACGCAGTGAGCGAGCACGTCCGACCGTGGTTCAAATCCCTCTCGGCCCGTGATTCTGCGACGAGCAGGTTCCGACCACCTCAGACTCCGCTCGTGCCACCACCCGCCCGCACCGCCGGCCGTCGCCGCCGCTCCTCCCAGGCCAGCAGGGCCAGCTCGCCGACCGTCTTGAACACGACGAGCAGCACCAGCAGCACCAGCGGCGTTCCGACGAACGCGAGCGCGACCGCACCGAGGACGATGGTGAGATGGAGTGCGACGACGCGGGCGTACGGCGGGAGGAACTCGCGGTCGGGCGTGGTCCGGCGGTAGCCGCCGTCGGCGAGGTAGCCGGCGAGGAACGGGCCGAGGTGGGCCCCGAGCAATCCGAGCGCACCGACGGCCACGACCGACGGACTCGGCACCCCGAGGCCGTCGAACGGGAGTTCCTCCACGGCACCCGCGACGAGGACGACGACGAACACGCCGTGGACGACCCAGAAGATGCCGTAGTGGAGGACGAAGAACCCCGCGTCCGAGTGGCCGGGCGTCTCGCCCGCCCGGAGCGCGGCCAGCGCCGGTCGAAGCGGCCGGTCGACGCCGGCGAGGCCGATACGGGGGACCGTCAGGAGGCCGACCACGCCGGATTCGAGCCAGTAGACGACGAGCAGGGCGGCGAGGCTCCAGCCCCAGTAGCGCACGCCGGCGAGGGGAACGAGGTTGCCGACCAGGACCGCCAGCGCGCCGGCTCCGACGGTCCAGCCGGTCGGGCGACGTGTCATGGCCGAGAGAAGCGAACCGCGACGATAAC from Haloglomus litoreum includes the following:
- a CDS encoding DUF7119 family protein: MTGRGHDGQGPPADRESPVGQPVIRGEPEVAGDEAVGFDPSDPESLELAADVVRRFSQNTAGAEDNVFMLRGAAACAALVRGEGSYKAAAERAGGEATVAFIRKWARVHDLPRSVRRYVALGRIAPTAAKHIARVSGEARFLLAWATLDHDLTVREVRAAASRINEGMSVEAALAEVGVELGQLTVSLEPDIYRELRRRAALDDVEPSEVVEAALVEYFERL
- a CDS encoding DUF6498-containing protein — translated: MTRRPTGWTVGAGALAVLVGNLVPLAGVRYWGWSLAALLVVYWLESGVVGLLTVPRIGLAGVDRPLRPALAALRAGETPGHSDAGFFVLHYGIFWVVHGVFVVVLVAGAVEELPFDGLGVPSPSVVAVGALGLLGAHLGPFLAGYLADGGYRRTTPDREFLPPYARVVALHLTIVLGAVALAFVGTPLVLLVLLVVFKTVGELALLAWEERRRRPAVRAGGGTSGV
- a CDS encoding nitrite/sulfite reductase; this translates as MPSKVEGWKDEIYGNEIRDHLFEFAEQGWDAIPDEEQDAWFERFKWWGLYHQRKGQESYFMMRIGTPNGVLEPGQLRVVGEITDEYARGPVDNPEFGGAYADWTTRQSIQLHWIKLEDIPAIFEKLESNGLSTIQACGDSWRNIVGCPVAGKDEHEHVDAWPVARQLHDEFKGNEAYSNMPRKWKVSVTGCDEGCGQGDINDLAFEPAVKELDGEEVTGFNVRVGGGLSRKEPRFARDIDVFCTPEDAPKVSAGISALFRDHGDREDRFNARIKFLMDEWGPEKFRQVLQDEYMDYELPTAGEDLRDQYTYNAGDGEHGDHVGVFDQPDGRNYVGLSVLTGRMGADDVLELADLADEYGSGEVRLTQRQNVIVTDVPDEKLEAFLDEPLLEDYSPDPHPFMRGSLACTGTEFCSLSITETKNRMVRYARWMRDNVDVPEGVEDFHVHLSGCTASCAQPQIADISLRGMKTRKDGEPVEAFDIGLGGGLGEDPHFADWVEMRVAADEVPGYIRNLLADYEERREEGQSFRDFIAAHSEEELQEMGEPEETSYEDPYMHNTKMTWYPYAEEDDMGSSPAPTDGKGQSLPADD
- a CDS encoding protein-L-isoaspartate O-methyltransferase family protein; protein product: MDPAVLRDDMVDSLEHEAKRCVRSEAVSVAMREVPREAFVEEERGAYADRSFERHGTRVLSPSTAARLVEALAPEPGDEVLVVGAGVGYTAAVCAELAGARRVHAVDIDRRLVYEARSNLAAAGYGEVLVDCRDGAEGLPEYAPYDRVLVEAAAIEPPRRLLRQLAPDGRLVLPVGGGEQTLTVVSPADAPGGYETLDRLGTTAFAPMLVEGEQATTVERNRMVREDREHAQRAAERRKGWEQEWIDWDREL